A genomic window from Leptospira andrefontaineae includes:
- a CDS encoding FAD-dependent oxidoreductase: MSGKIYEWKNLGESKEIRTEVLVIGTGCGGATVAYELAKAGKKVTLIEEGGYYHTGSFDNHELNMAGKVSAERNMATTADGTVNIVYGKNVGGASVHYWADSYRTPKDRLELWKEKFGVLGHGPEDLEPFWKELDDTLNVHPAKEENYNRMNQLVRKASKELGWEGNPVPQARKNCQKSGHCMQGCMFGAKQSQLITHIPMAMALGTDLYADTKALELELEGDKVVGLEAVVIDRPSQKESDVKLRFKADTIVVAAGGFGSSTFLLKNGLKKKLPALGEFLAINPSPFVHALYKESIIQWRNIPSAYGVEEFRLARYAGGIYREGGYLIMANQLQPGAIGALVPGFGEEHFEIMKELPRLGGTIGWIDDPDSELGRIEIKSGGKREVQYSFGPLTKEILKDCIRKQVILNFKAGAYKVVLPDLKRTVLTKPEDIAVVDSLPLTPASMAMAAPHPAGGCRMGLDPKTSVVDWKHKVHGISNLYVSDSSVFPTAVSVDPSYTIMAFSKRAAQFISEKKS; this comes from the coding sequence ATGTCGGGTAAAATTTACGAATGGAAGAATTTAGGCGAATCCAAAGAGATCCGTACTGAAGTTTTAGTGATCGGAACAGGTTGTGGTGGCGCAACTGTAGCTTACGAACTAGCTAAGGCTGGGAAGAAGGTAACCTTGATCGAAGAAGGAGGTTACTATCACACAGGTTCTTTCGATAATCATGAATTGAATATGGCCGGCAAAGTATCTGCAGAAAGGAATATGGCCACCACCGCGGATGGAACAGTAAACATAGTTTATGGAAAGAATGTGGGCGGCGCCTCCGTTCATTATTGGGCTGATAGTTATAGAACTCCTAAAGACAGATTAGAACTCTGGAAGGAAAAATTCGGAGTGTTAGGTCACGGCCCGGAAGATCTAGAACCTTTTTGGAAAGAGTTAGACGACACACTAAACGTTCATCCTGCCAAAGAAGAAAATTATAATAGAATGAACCAATTGGTTCGAAAGGCTTCCAAAGAATTAGGTTGGGAAGGAAATCCAGTCCCGCAAGCGCGCAAGAACTGTCAAAAGTCCGGACATTGTATGCAAGGTTGTATGTTCGGAGCGAAACAAAGCCAACTAATCACTCATATCCCAATGGCAATGGCTTTAGGCACAGATCTTTACGCGGATACTAAAGCGCTAGAATTGGAACTTGAAGGGGATAAAGTAGTCGGATTAGAAGCTGTTGTAATCGACAGACCTTCTCAAAAAGAATCCGACGTGAAATTACGTTTTAAAGCGGACACCATCGTGGTAGCTGCAGGTGGATTCGGGAGTTCTACCTTTCTTCTTAAAAACGGGCTTAAGAAAAAGTTGCCTGCATTAGGAGAATTTTTAGCTATCAATCCTTCTCCATTTGTTCATGCGCTTTATAAAGAATCAATTATTCAATGGAGAAACATCCCTTCTGCTTACGGAGTAGAAGAGTTTAGACTAGCACGTTATGCGGGAGGCATCTACAGAGAAGGTGGCTATCTGATCATGGCGAACCAATTGCAACCAGGAGCGATTGGTGCCTTAGTTCCAGGATTCGGAGAAGAACATTTCGAGATCATGAAAGAACTTCCTAGACTCGGAGGGACAATAGGTTGGATCGATGATCCAGATTCTGAATTAGGAAGAATAGAAATCAAATCCGGTGGAAAAAGAGAAGTTCAATACAGTTTCGGACCACTTACTAAAGAGATACTCAAAGATTGTATTCGTAAACAAGTCATCCTGAACTTTAAAGCAGGCGCATACAAAGTTGTCCTTCCAGATCTAAAAAGAACCGTATTAACTAAACCGGAAGATATCGCTGTTGTGGATTCTCTTCCATTAACTCCTGCTTCTATGGCAATGGCCGCTCCTCATCCAGCAGGAGGATGTAGAATGGGATTGGACCCTAAAACTTCAGTCGTGGATTGGAAACATAAGGTGCATGGAATTTCGAATTTATATGTGAGCGATTCCAGCGTCTTCCCTACTGCGGTTTCTGTGGATCCAAGCTATACGATCATGGCATTCTCTAAAAGAGCCGCACAATTTATTTCAGAGAAGAAGTCCTAA
- a CDS encoding DUF2905 domain-containing protein, whose amino-acid sequence MEPLGKTFLWIGAFFLIIGAIIVFGSKLPFISSLGNLPGDFKIERENFRFYFPFVTSILISIGLSLLLYLWNRFIH is encoded by the coding sequence ATGGAACCGCTAGGTAAAACATTTCTTTGGATCGGGGCATTCTTCCTGATTATTGGGGCCATCATTGTTTTCGGTTCCAAACTCCCATTTATCTCTTCTCTAGGAAATTTACCCGGAGACTTCAAGATCGAAAGAGAAAATTTCAGATTCTATTTCCCTTTCGTGACTTCCATTCTGATTAGCATCGGACTTTCCCTTCTTCTGTATCTTTGGAACAGATTTATACATTAA
- a CDS encoding pyridoxal phosphate-dependent aminotransferase, producing the protein MDSENTPRFSDRFEFVPGENDLYSLLESFKKSGQDWIDLTISNPTKVGLVYPREAILHSFQNPQSMEYDPDPKGTLIARKSVTNYYKERGNTISEEDLFLTSSSSEAYSYLIKLLCNPGEEVLIPSPGYPLFEFLSLLDGVEFNSYKLNQDSYWKIDFEDLHSKITNKTKILFLVSPNNPTGSLLTSEEFEKLKVISKNKKIALVLDEVFSDYLHEENPDKIDFFHTDIPVFVVNGISKILALPQMKLSWIHVGGTTNWKKECKERLEIIADTYLSVGAPIQLALPELFQWRNMIQGQILRRISRNLQVLESFHSSHPGIHYTSPKGGWYAVLQSPSWLNDEEFSFKLLEKEKVLVHPGSMFGFEENSGSIVISLISETELFQSGLERIVAHL; encoded by the coding sequence ATGGATTCGGAAAACACTCCTCGCTTTAGCGATAGATTCGAGTTCGTTCCAGGAGAGAATGATCTATATTCTCTTTTGGAATCTTTTAAAAAATCAGGGCAAGACTGGATCGACCTAACTATTTCTAATCCTACAAAAGTAGGGCTTGTTTATCCGAGAGAAGCGATTTTACATTCTTTCCAAAATCCGCAGAGTATGGAATATGATCCGGATCCTAAAGGAACTCTGATCGCCAGAAAGTCCGTTACAAATTATTATAAAGAAAGAGGGAATACAATCTCGGAAGAAGATCTATTTTTAACTTCTTCTTCCTCCGAGGCATATTCTTATTTAATAAAGTTATTATGTAATCCAGGGGAAGAAGTTCTCATACCTTCTCCAGGATATCCACTCTTCGAATTTTTATCCCTGCTAGATGGAGTCGAATTTAATTCTTATAAATTAAACCAGGACTCATATTGGAAAATTGATTTCGAGGACTTACATTCTAAGATCACGAACAAAACTAAAATCCTGTTCTTAGTCTCTCCGAATAATCCAACCGGGAGTCTTCTTACTTCTGAAGAATTCGAAAAACTGAAAGTCATTTCTAAGAACAAAAAGATAGCTTTGGTTTTAGATGAGGTATTCTCGGATTATCTACATGAAGAAAATCCAGACAAAATCGATTTCTTTCATACTGATATTCCTGTGTTTGTAGTGAATGGGATTTCCAAGATACTTGCGCTTCCCCAGATGAAACTTTCCTGGATCCATGTTGGAGGTACTACTAATTGGAAAAAAGAATGTAAGGAGAGACTAGAGATAATTGCAGATACTTACCTATCTGTAGGAGCTCCAATCCAACTAGCTCTTCCTGAATTATTCCAATGGAGAAATATGATCCAAGGCCAGATACTCAGAAGAATAAGCAGAAATCTTCAGGTTCTCGAAAGTTTTCATTCTTCTCATCCAGGTATCCATTACACTTCTCCTAAAGGAGGATGGTATGCGGTATTGCAGTCTCCATCCTGGTTAAACGATGAAGAATTCTCTTTTAAATTATTAGAAAAAGAAAAAGTACTAGTTCATCCGGGTTCTATGTTCGGGTTCGAAGAAAATTCAGGAAGTATAGTGATTAGTCTGATCTCTGAAACAGAATTATTTCAGTCGGGACTCGAAAGAATTGTAGCTCATTTATAG
- a CDS encoding 7TM diverse intracellular signaling domain-containing protein, with translation MIRISFFLLVLISSFGSIFAKELPFTLKTNEHNKNITPELYLWEKTDTENIPPPSNHNDGWKKTRSNALNFNFSKRSYWLKFRIRFREEIRENLYFVIRWKAHDLAELYTPNGVTPIQRVGDTLSKSNWPVKNVLYPTLLLQGEPGEEKEFIVRIKSESIMSFPIDIMDEAGVRANLAFETGVFSLSACLYGMLILVALFYYRATEYKEFLLYTCYAFCMGASYDVNYGNAIELFWEDSPLWAEKVNYFFFNLGGIFGFQFIRKFLETETFLPWVDRILFFFAVVLGLTLPLIFTMDKIVYLTTINEIIYSISIPLILNSGIYLRGRGNRKLNLFLVSWGMYLTLGYISIFYYMGFLEYGFFTVYSVPLFFPADLLVLLYNIIQKYSQNLEEKNSLVETLSGFINKPRYARSKISGLDVDESLNALEYLMSTEKLFAEEEVTIQMLASKIGLSTHQLSELLNSRLGMGFAAYLNSKRIEEAKLLLKNDTEDNILNIAFAVGFGSKTSFNVEFKKATGLTPKQYKSFVQKAIL, from the coding sequence ATGATCCGAATTTCGTTTTTTCTTCTCGTTCTAATTTCGAGTTTCGGATCCATCTTCGCTAAAGAACTTCCGTTCACTCTAAAAACAAACGAACATAATAAAAACATTACGCCCGAACTTTATCTTTGGGAAAAAACAGATACCGAAAATATTCCTCCTCCATCGAATCATAACGATGGTTGGAAAAAAACTAGATCAAACGCTCTAAATTTCAATTTTTCTAAAAGATCGTATTGGTTAAAATTCAGAATTCGATTTCGCGAAGAAATTCGTGAAAATCTTTACTTCGTAATTAGATGGAAGGCTCATGATCTAGCAGAATTATATACCCCAAATGGGGTAACTCCCATACAAAGAGTAGGGGATACATTATCAAAAAGTAATTGGCCTGTGAAGAATGTTCTTTATCCAACCTTACTCTTACAAGGAGAGCCGGGAGAAGAAAAAGAATTTATAGTTCGGATCAAATCGGAATCCATTATGTCATTTCCAATTGATATCATGGATGAGGCTGGAGTCAGAGCCAATCTCGCATTTGAAACAGGAGTATTTTCTCTTTCTGCTTGCTTATACGGGATGCTAATCCTAGTTGCTTTATTCTATTATAGGGCAACGGAATATAAAGAATTTCTACTATATACATGCTATGCTTTTTGTATGGGAGCCTCGTACGACGTAAATTACGGAAATGCGATAGAGCTTTTTTGGGAAGATTCCCCTCTTTGGGCTGAAAAGGTGAATTACTTTTTCTTTAATTTGGGAGGCATTTTCGGATTTCAATTTATTCGAAAGTTTTTGGAAACCGAAACGTTTCTCCCCTGGGTGGATCGGATCTTATTCTTCTTTGCCGTCGTTCTGGGGCTTACACTTCCACTTATTTTTACTATGGATAAGATCGTGTATCTGACCACGATCAATGAGATCATATATTCTATTTCTATTCCTTTGATATTGAATTCTGGGATCTATTTGAGGGGAAGGGGAAATCGGAAATTAAACCTATTTTTAGTCTCTTGGGGAATGTATCTTACTTTAGGATATATTAGTATTTTTTACTATATGGGATTTCTGGAATACGGGTTTTTTACTGTGTATTCTGTGCCTCTATTCTTTCCTGCGGACCTTCTCGTCCTTCTTTATAATATTATCCAAAAATATTCTCAGAATCTGGAAGAGAAAAATAGCCTAGTTGAAACTTTAAGCGGTTTTATAAATAAGCCCAGATATGCTCGTTCTAAGATTTCAGGCTTAGATGTGGATGAATCTCTGAATGCATTGGAATATTTGATGAGTACAGAGAAATTATTCGCAGAGGAAGAAGTTACTATCCAGATGCTTGCTTCTAAGATCGGATTGAGCACTCACCAATTATCCGAACTTCTGAATTCTAGGCTTGGGATGGGATTTGCCGCATATTTAAATTCTAAAAGGATTGAAGAAGCGAAACTTCTTCTAAAGAACGATACCGAGGATAATATTCTAAATATTGCATTTGCAGTGGGTTTCGGTTCTAAAACTTCTTTTAATGTGGAGTTTAAAAAGGCGACAGGCCTAACACCGAAACAATACAAAAGTTTTGTGCAGAAAGCTATTCTATAA
- a CDS encoding nuclear transport factor 2 family protein: MHPNETKIRDFYKSFHSRDSASIADFYSQEVEFSDPVFPKLKGGAVPGMWSMLLERMDPNATIELVEANASAETGTAYWVATYLFSKTGRKVQNHIRSEFQFKNGKVVKQKDRFPLWKWTRMALGAPGVLLGWSPLVQGKVRSEAARNLEHYLRKKGIKA; encoded by the coding sequence ATGCATCCAAACGAAACAAAAATCAGAGACTTTTATAAAAGTTTTCATTCTAGAGACTCAGCAAGTATTGCAGACTTCTATTCACAAGAAGTTGAATTTTCAGATCCAGTATTTCCTAAATTAAAAGGTGGAGCAGTTCCTGGAATGTGGTCCATGCTCTTAGAAAGAATGGATCCGAATGCAACAATAGAATTGGTAGAAGCAAACGCTAGCGCCGAAACCGGAACTGCATACTGGGTGGCAACTTATCTGTTTTCAAAAACAGGAAGAAAGGTCCAGAACCATATCAGATCCGAATTCCAATTTAAAAACGGAAAAGTGGTTAAACAAAAGGATAGATTTCCTCTCTGGAAATGGACCAGAATGGCTTTAGGCGCTCCTGGAGTTCTTTTGGGATGGTCACCTTTAGTCCAAGGAAAGGTAAGATCGGAAGCCGCCAGAAATTTGGAACATTATCTTAGGAAAAAAGGGATCAAAGCATAG
- a CDS encoding RNA polymerase sigma factor, with product MEKSVTIQDEFTDTIRIALEGRPRAMEDLLEKIQDYIFNLSLRMLWDPQEAEDATQEILFKISNKLSGFRFESKFTTWVYSIASNHLLTIKRPKNIVYLSRIRQEYLSKANSISLEDQIEDKILEEEIRFGCVHAVLLKLNSADRIVFVLSSVYGMSSEEGAEILSISSENFRQKLSRSKKKLSEFLSKECGMWIDNNKACPCIGLSGHLLNRNRDNVSFFTELKKLKRKNPNLEDSKVLEHLKELDRLAWIYKSQGIYETPKEILEKLGPSS from the coding sequence ATGGAAAAATCCGTAACCATACAAGACGAGTTTACGGATACGATCCGAATCGCCCTAGAAGGAAGACCTAGGGCGATGGAAGACCTTTTGGAAAAGATACAAGACTATATCTTTAATCTTTCCTTAAGGATGTTATGGGATCCCCAAGAAGCAGAAGATGCAACCCAAGAGATCTTATTCAAAATTTCTAATAAACTTTCAGGATTTAGGTTCGAGAGCAAGTTTACTACTTGGGTATATTCTATTGCAAGCAACCATCTTCTAACTATCAAAAGACCAAAGAATATAGTATATTTGAGTAGAATACGCCAAGAATATTTATCTAAGGCGAACTCGATCTCTCTGGAAGATCAGATAGAAGATAAAATTTTAGAAGAAGAGATCAGATTCGGTTGTGTACATGCGGTTTTATTAAAATTAAACTCGGCAGATAGGATAGTATTCGTTCTATCTTCAGTTTATGGTATGAGTAGCGAAGAAGGAGCCGAAATTTTGAGTATCAGTTCCGAAAACTTCCGCCAAAAACTTTCTAGATCCAAAAAGAAACTGTCCGAGTTTTTATCCAAAGAATGCGGAATGTGGATCGATAATAATAAAGCTTGCCCTTGTATAGGATTGTCAGGACATCTTTTAAATCGGAACAGGGATAATGTTTCCTTTTTTACGGAACTAAAAAAGTTAAAAAGAAAAAACCCTAATTTAGAAGATTCTAAAGTATTAGAACATTTAAAAGAGCTGGATCGACTTGCTTGGATCTATAAAAGCCAAGGGATTTACGAAACTCCCAAGGAGATTTTAGAAAAGCTGGGACCTTCTTCTTAA
- a CDS encoding M14 family zinc carboxypeptidase, producing MLRGIKRLNRYEKRLLRIAKLGGKLVKINQAGFSRRTDEGFRFPIYSLEIGTKEGLEKHPVGITAGVHGLETIGIQILIDFLEYIISPKSTGFLPELKKGKLGLVVIPIVNPGGVAAKTRSNPGGVDLMRNSGIDAEKPLPFFGGQKFSNKLPYFRGHGLEPESRTLSRTVFEKFFHVQDSILPVLDLHSGFGTVDNVWWPYAYTHRPCTDTALYEKIASHFKDHCGHINFAYGPQSASYTTHGDLWDKFYDHYQDLYSEQGSWSSKFLPLTLEVGTWSDIKEEPMKLFSKKGIFRPAEHNKSEVLTRYRGFLRDFVRLGLTKPKDWTETQ from the coding sequence TTGCTCAGAGGTATCAAAAGACTGAATCGATACGAGAAAAGATTGCTCAGGATCGCAAAACTGGGTGGCAAACTCGTAAAAATCAACCAAGCAGGTTTTTCCAGAAGGACCGACGAAGGTTTTCGTTTTCCTATCTATAGTTTGGAGATAGGGACCAAAGAAGGTTTGGAAAAACATCCTGTTGGGATCACAGCAGGTGTCCATGGATTGGAAACCATAGGTATCCAGATCCTAATCGATTTTTTGGAATATATTATTAGTCCCAAATCCACAGGCTTTCTTCCTGAATTAAAAAAAGGTAAATTAGGATTAGTTGTTATTCCTATCGTAAATCCTGGTGGAGTAGCTGCAAAGACAAGATCGAATCCAGGTGGAGTGGATCTAATGAGAAACTCCGGAATAGATGCGGAGAAACCTCTTCCGTTTTTTGGGGGCCAAAAGTTCTCTAATAAACTTCCATATTTTAGAGGACATGGATTAGAACCTGAATCCAGAACTCTTTCCAGAACTGTTTTCGAAAAATTCTTTCATGTTCAGGATTCTATCCTGCCTGTTTTAGATCTACATTCGGGTTTCGGAACAGTGGACAATGTTTGGTGGCCTTATGCTTATACTCATAGGCCTTGTACTGATACTGCTTTATACGAAAAGATTGCTTCTCATTTCAAAGATCATTGCGGACATATCAATTTTGCTTATGGTCCTCAAAGTGCAAGTTACACAACTCATGGAGATCTTTGGGATAAGTTTTATGATCATTACCAAGATTTGTATTCAGAACAAGGGAGTTGGAGTTCCAAATTTCTTCCTTTAACATTAGAAGTGGGAACTTGGTCGGATATTAAAGAAGAACCTATGAAACTATTTTCTAAAAAAGGGATATTTAGGCCGGCCGAGCATAATAAGAGCGAAGTTTTGACTAGATACAGAGGTTTTTTAAGAGACTTTGTACGATTAGGCTTAACAAAACCGAAGGATTGGACTGAAACTCAATAA
- a CDS encoding LA_2478/LA_2722/LA_4182 family protein, protein MIYKINKTVIPLGLVLVLLGAVFSFGCSKKKKPPAALEIVWKTDQNGVENSNGFAWVSKYCEKVRQCADGDMKTLNPDSEAILEKRLRKDFCLEKFKESKVYILAAQEPKLVINRTISCLKAATEADCSLIKKGVSELSEDCKWLQTLQNSKD, encoded by the coding sequence ATGATCTATAAAATAAATAAAACTGTAATTCCTTTAGGATTGGTCCTTGTATTATTGGGAGCAGTCTTTTCGTTCGGTTGTTCCAAGAAGAAAAAACCTCCAGCCGCTTTGGAAATTGTATGGAAAACGGATCAGAATGGAGTGGAAAATTCCAACGGATTTGCATGGGTTTCCAAGTATTGTGAGAAGGTCAGACAATGTGCAGATGGTGACATGAAGACCTTAAATCCCGACTCCGAAGCAATTCTGGAAAAAAGGTTAAGAAAGGATTTTTGTTTAGAAAAATTTAAAGAATCCAAAGTATATATATTGGCTGCACAAGAACCTAAATTAGTTATTAATAGGACTATTTCCTGTCTGAAAGCAGCAACAGAAGCAGATTGCTCGTTGATCAAAAAAGGAGTTTCTGAACTTTCCGAAGATTGTAAATGGTTACAAACTCTGCAAAACTCTAAAGATTAA
- a CDS encoding flagellar motor protein MotB translates to MNGRSRFSRYRKPVEAGDENRDRWLLTYADMITLLLGLFIILYSISQVDQNKLKQVADLVRGGFGLGESFFEGSNITLEEDPLLQPRTQMFRFWERISYALKKLKEKTKLFIGINETEEIRIQVFAPSLGEGDFHPDEDTDFTFKKVAEVAQGMDVDITLRVQVPYAEQAGQGFRNIWEYNAHRAGLIAETLAEKYGISRERLSVQAYHGFRKLGPEEGPSPEVKASQERIEIIIRKRGKEE, encoded by the coding sequence TTGAACGGAAGATCACGTTTTTCCAGATACAGAAAGCCTGTCGAGGCCGGAGATGAGAACCGGGACAGGTGGCTTTTGACGTATGCGGATATGATCACACTTCTTCTTGGACTTTTTATTATTTTATATTCTATTTCCCAAGTAGACCAAAACAAATTAAAACAAGTTGCTGACTTGGTCAGAGGCGGATTCGGTTTAGGAGAATCTTTTTTTGAAGGATCCAATATCACATTAGAAGAGGATCCTTTATTACAACCAAGAACCCAAATGTTTCGCTTCTGGGAAAGGATCTCCTATGCATTAAAAAAGCTGAAAGAGAAAACGAAATTATTTATTGGCATTAACGAAACGGAAGAGATCCGGATCCAAGTATTCGCACCATCCTTAGGCGAAGGCGACTTTCATCCTGATGAGGACACCGACTTCACTTTCAAAAAAGTAGCAGAGGTCGCACAAGGTATGGATGTGGACATCACTTTGAGAGTCCAAGTCCCTTATGCAGAACAAGCAGGTCAGGGTTTCAGAAATATCTGGGAGTATAATGCACATCGTGCAGGTTTGATCGCGGAAACATTAGCGGAAAAATACGGGATCTCTAGAGAAAGACTTTCAGTCCAAGCATATCACGGATTTAGAAAATTAGGACCGGAAGAAGGTCCCAGCCCTGAAGTGAAAGCCTCCCAAGAAAGAATAGAAATCATCATTCGTAAACGAGGTAAGGAAGAATAA
- a CDS encoding FFLEELY motif protein, giving the protein MSSFEEHKLKHAKVEVVRAQVERFRKFYSDYFHLEETISMVEYFFETIYNLDGKEAWMHLALDTYQKVKGMMKETTRANLETLIELNNLTDHLDSEMAQLLIQRDWDGKKLSREEYDDLYKAYGHKEEREKQLEIVLHNLRTFYELAHKPISAYLIRPARFMAGLLGVSLLFDSVEKAYNAVLPVSPEIFVSFIEQVERRESEYLESAFLNGKQPKEPST; this is encoded by the coding sequence GTGAGTAGTTTCGAAGAACATAAACTTAAACATGCCAAGGTAGAGGTCGTTCGAGCTCAGGTGGAAAGATTCCGTAAATTTTATTCGGATTATTTTCATTTAGAAGAAACAATCTCTATGGTGGAGTATTTTTTCGAAACTATCTATAACCTGGATGGCAAAGAAGCATGGATGCATCTTGCCTTAGATACATATCAAAAAGTAAAAGGTATGATGAAAGAGACCACCAGGGCAAATCTAGAAACTCTGATCGAGTTAAACAATCTAACAGATCATTTAGATTCTGAAATGGCTCAGTTGCTTATCCAAAGAGATTGGGACGGCAAAAAACTTTCTAGAGAAGAGTACGACGATCTATATAAAGCGTACGGCCATAAAGAAGAAAGAGAGAAACAGTTAGAGATCGTTCTTCATAATCTTAGAACTTTCTATGAATTAGCTCATAAACCTATCTCAGCCTATCTGATAAGGCCCGCTAGATTTATGGCAGGTCTCTTAGGAGTTTCTCTCCTATTCGATTCAGTGGAGAAAGCATATAACGCAGTTTTACCTGTGTCTCCTGAAATTTTTGTTTCTTTTATTGAGCAAGTAGAGAGAAGAGAGTCGGAATATCTAGAGTCTGCCTTCTTAAATGGAAAGCAACCCAAGGAGCCGTCCACTTGA
- a CDS encoding LIC13341 family surface-exposed protein, which translates to MFRFVSFFRVLILFSVFILLIACNSKTPSDSKIISLTIPESEEKSPDVVLKKLGNLDEDPDLEVFSLVRNGTEEILAVFKKENGEWALKSKIGFNLLNIGPFVHDPKASAWKAGEDENAKESGYVVKRILMEELPGDSFNSLFLEVLSEEPPLGLFSVPYVIRKGEKILDGLASLKDHQFLAKSKRIDFSYNKEEKNLTIFPNNRTYAQNFNFNGWELVPDVPSVAAPGLLSIEAPADWKKDVTSEVVIWFKNRGSYSGTTYISISFPQGGKVEIDSGKEGLRYYSPGSSVYSFEKKYINSKLPLLEITKEGWARNHKYGVRFKYTPAENGVPNLLIRSSSKSYRDTINLPTDYSSVKTEIDQQGFKSYPLPLVSRGKSK; encoded by the coding sequence ATGTTTCGTTTTGTTTCTTTTTTCCGAGTGCTGATCCTTTTTTCAGTATTCATTCTTCTCATCGCTTGTAATTCAAAAACGCCGTCCGATTCCAAGATCATTTCCTTAACCATTCCGGAGTCCGAGGAAAAAAGCCCTGATGTGGTCCTCAAAAAATTGGGCAACCTGGACGAGGATCCTGATCTAGAAGTTTTTTCTTTGGTCCGTAACGGAACCGAAGAGATCCTTGCGGTTTTCAAAAAAGAAAACGGAGAATGGGCTCTCAAATCCAAGATTGGTTTTAATCTCCTAAACATCGGTCCTTTCGTTCACGATCCTAAAGCTTCCGCATGGAAGGCGGGAGAAGATGAGAATGCAAAAGAATCCGGCTATGTAGTTAAGAGAATTTTAATGGAAGAACTGCCGGGAGATTCTTTTAATTCTCTCTTTTTAGAAGTTTTAAGTGAAGAACCTCCTTTAGGTCTTTTTTCTGTTCCGTATGTGATCCGTAAGGGAGAAAAAATTTTAGACGGGCTTGCTTCTTTAAAAGACCATCAGTTTTTAGCAAAATCAAAACGTATCGATTTCTCTTATAATAAAGAAGAAAAGAATCTTACTATTTTTCCGAATAATCGTACTTACGCTCAGAATTTTAACTTTAATGGATGGGAATTGGTTCCGGATGTTCCAAGTGTAGCTGCTCCAGGATTATTAAGTATAGAAGCTCCTGCCGACTGGAAAAAGGATGTAACATCTGAAGTGGTGATCTGGTTTAAGAATAGAGGATCTTATTCGGGAACTACTTATATCTCTATTTCGTTTCCTCAAGGTGGAAAAGTGGAAATAGATTCAGGTAAGGAAGGATTAAGATATTATTCTCCTGGATCTTCTGTATATTCGTTTGAGAAAAAATATATCAATTCCAAATTACCTTTATTAGAAATTACGAAAGAAGGTTGGGCAAGAAATCATAAGTACGGAGTTCGTTTCAAATACACTCCGGCAGAAAATGGTGTTCCGAATCTACTGATTCGCTCTAGTTCAAAGTCTTATAGAGACACAATCAATCTTCCGACTGATTATAGCTCGGTGAAAACGGAGATAGACCAGCAAGGATTCAAAAGTTATCCTCTACCTTTGGTATCTAGGGGAAAGTCCAAATAA